In Besnoitia besnoiti strain Bb-Ger1 chromosome I, whole genome shotgun sequence, the genomic window ACAGCGAGCGCGGAGCCTTCGGGGTcctccgcagcttcgcgcCCTGAACAACAACGCCGtcggagcgaggcggagctgccGTTGTTCGAGCCGGACGCTCCAGCTCAGCAGGGCTCTACACAGTCGACGCCAAGCTCGTCTCAATGTGGCTGCCCCGTCGCATTGCAAGTTTGCGACAGTGAATCAGGAGGCTGTATACGCGATGCACTTGTTGTGTCCAGCGACGGCACGCCTACAGGGAACGAgacagacgaggacgacTTTAAGGGCAAGCGTTACATCAGGGCCATTCTTCAGTTGATTCCGGAGCTGTATAGTCGTCATCCCCCCGTGCTTTCACTTCTTCTCCATGACTCCCACCTCCcctttttctttcctctccacATAGCGGAAGTCGCAGCGTTTGCGAGTCTCCTCGTTCAGCAGCCGCCGGAGGTGGCTTCCGCGCTTCGGAGCGCATGCCTCCACGCGGCTCCGTCATCGGGGGAGatggcgcagaggcaggcgccggcggaggagctcgagcCGACTACTTGGCAGtgcggaagacgcgctggaagaaactgcagagacaggcgtGGAGGGGACGGGGGGAGAAGAAACGAAACACCGCCTCTCTCGGGTAGCTTTCTAAGCGCGGAGCAAACGGGGAGGATTCGCCCTCGCAGAAGCGGAGAATGCTTCGCGGGTGCTGAGAAGAGAGTCGACGCACATCAAACGTATCGTGCAGAGAATGCTGGGCAGTTCGTTTCCGAGAGGCGGCATCGATCGAGTTCCTACGAGTCAACAACGCAACGAGAGGATGATGGCCtggagaaggacgaggagaTCGAACCGACGCCCGAGGGGCTCCCTCGATCCTCGCGTACTCGGTCGGTGCTGTCGCACGGGGACGATCTGCCTAGAGTCACAAGAGCTGTCAGTTGGTGCTCTGTTTCCTCGCTTAGAAGCTGTCGCACATCATGTTCAGCGTCTCCGGACTCGCCTGGCGATCCCCTGGAAGGAAGCGACACGCGAAGTCCCAGTCCGCTGGCGCCCTTTTCTCGCGCAGGATACGACACACTGGAATCTCCTGTAAAGCAAGCGTTGTGGGACGCAGTTTCCCGTTACACGTCCTGGGCCTCGACAGAGTTCTCCCTCTCGAGTCTCTCGTCTTTAGCTCGTGCTGCTAACCCCCTCAAGACAGAAGGAGAGGTCGTCGTGTGCCGGATGAACTCGAGTTCATCGCCAGGAATCCGTTTGCCGGTGTCGCGTATGCCTTCTAACGCTCCCACGTCCTCTCAGATGATCGTCGACCGAGGCgcatctgcatgcagggCTGACGCAGCTCGAATTATTCagaaaggcgacgcgcgtgcTGCGGGAACTACACGAAGCCCCCGTCGCTCGGCTTCGTCTGGTTGCTCGTCATTATTAATCTCCTGTTGCAGTGCGACCTTCGTTGAGTGGGATTCGGTGCCAACCGCCACGGAAAACCAGCAGAGCATAAGCCAGGGTTTCCATTCATCGTTCAACTCGCTTCCTGCTTCCTGCTCGAGCCGCGTGGGGAttcctgcttcgcgcgacgaggcacaGCTGTCTGATCTCCAGCTAAGGCAGGCCGTGACGTCCTCGGTTGCCGTGTCCAGTTCAGGTGGTGTGCCGTTGCTCTCGGGAGCAAGCGAGCGACGGGTTTTCCCGCTGAGACTCCCGTTCCACAGTGCAGGGTCGTGTCCGTCTCTGGCGCTGCCTGCCAACAGAGGTGAAGTGTGGTTCCTCCCTGACGTGGGCGGGGACAGCCACTTGGAGCAGAAGCAGTTTGGGCCGCGGGCGTGCGGCTTGCCGTCTTCCGCATACGGGCAGaccgagcgcgagcgagccaaGGAGGCAGGTTTCGAGACATCAGTCTGGTTGCACGGGTGCAAGGATGCACACGACGCCAAAGAGAGGCCTCGAACTGAATGCATCTGCCCAGCCAGTTGGAGAAGGGAAGCCTCTCGCGGTGGCGCCACATCCGCGTCTGCTCCGTGGGTCTCACCAGAGGGAACATCCGACCGCCGCCTTGCCAAGCCACCGGAGGGTGGCTTGGCAGGGCGGTCCAAGCCGGATGAAGGAGAGCAATGTTGGCGTGTCGCGACACGTGTGTGCGTGGCTCGGGCTCCAGTCATTTGCCCATCCAGCTCGTCGTTCGACGCCTCGAGGATTTCGTGTCTGCCGTCCGCGGcatccgcagctgcgtccGGGggtgcctcgtctgcgtgcgtcATGTACGCTGACTTATGGGCTCTGTTTGCTGGGCAGCAAGTCCCACCTATCCCCTTATCGCAATACGtttcgcgtcttcagcgGCTGTCGCAGATAAGCGCTCACGAATGCCTGATTGCTCTTCTGCTCATTTCACGCGTTCTGTGTCGTCGTCCGTATCTCCCGTTCTGTGCTTTGAACGCGtatcgcctcctcctcaccGCGTGTATGGTTGTGACCAAGGCCTTTTCAGACAGCTTTTACACCAATGCGATGTGGGCGCGATTCGGCGGAGTCACCGTCACCGAGCTCAATCGCCTGGAGTACGCGTTCTTGCTTCTTCTCGACCATCAGTGCTTCGTCACGTTGGACGAattcgccgcggccttctgcctcgtcaAGGATGTCTCCAGAGCGCTGCCGGTGGACGTCTGCGGACTCATCAGCGCCCGCGGACAGACCTTCCTGGAGGGCACTTCTGATCTCCTTTCGAGTTcgcttgcgccgccgtcgacaGCCGGCGTGTCACCGCGCGCTCACGCTACAGAGAGGCCGTCGCCAAAGCGCTGCATGGGTTCTGACTTGGGTCGGCAATACGAAGAGCTGGGAGCCTCGACAGCAGGGTGCGTGCCGGAGGGCAGGGCAGCCGCGGTTGGCGTCTCTCGTGCTGACCCGCGCACTAGGTTCGCGAGCGTAGCGAAGAGCGGCGATGTGAGCATGCCGTCaccctccgcttcctccccgACGACGGCTTTCTCCGGTCCCTGTGCCGCTCCCTCTCCCGGCTCGCCCCCGCATGCACGGCTACTCGTTCACTCCCCTTCTACGCAACTGTGTCGGGGGGCGTCGTCCGTCTCTCTTTCCGTGTGCGGCAATTTGGTGTCGACTGGCCTCCTGGCCTCTGACATGAtggacgcgtcgccgagctGTGTCGGAGTCGACCTCAGCCGCCACCGAGGGGGCCGCAGTCGACTGTCTGCCTTACCTTGCTCAGCTGGCGTTTtccggcagacgcagccgcgcttgTTTGGGAAAAGTCCcagacggcgcggagggcgaggaaagcCGACATCTCCAACTCTGCAGTCTCACGCGCCATGCAACCAATCGAGACAGAGCTTCCCCAGCGGAGCGCCAGAGACTCTACCGCGCAGTCGGTGGCTGCGCCGGTCTTCGGCAtttggcgctgcgcctgctcacCGGTCTTCATgggcgcgcgggaggcgctgccgctcccacctcagcagaggcggctgctgcgcggtatccgcgcagccgcagcttcctcctcgttgtTCGCCGTCCGCTTTCCCGGCATCCCCCGGAGGCGCGTTTGCGCATGAAACGGGCACGGGGAGGAGACTCGTGGAGAGTCCGGAAGCCGTGGCACAGAAAcgcgcctcgagccgcaGGTCGTCTGGGCCGATGGACGCAGGCAGAGCGAGTGTGCACGGAGAGCGAAGCTGGGGacagaagagcgagagaaagggagCAGTGGAGGGCGAGTCGGATGACCCTGCAGTCGCTGTGAAGGGCGCAGTCGACCCCGTCTTTTATGAGAGGCTTCTAATACTACGGGCGTGCTCGCTTTCCTTCCTCCGTGCGCATGTCAAACGGGTCGCGGGCTTCGAGATGAAGGAGAGGCAAGAGGGGAGGCCTATGGGCGAAGCCACCGCTGGGCGCGGGAAAGGATGTCGATGCGCAGAaacggcagcagcggagctGGATGGCCTTCGGGTGGTTTCGACACCTTGCGGAGTGCTAGGGCAccccgcgcggcagcccagCTCCACACACTCTGAGGCGGGGCGTGAGACGGGGATGGGAGACGGAACTGCACAGGGAAGCGACAGGCGGGAGAGCGAAATGAGCAGatgcggagaggaagaaaggtACCCGCGAGGCTTGCCCTTTGGGTCAGCAGGTAGACGGGAGACAACGTACAAGGGAGGGGGGCACGCTGAAGAAAGACAGCGACAGCTAGCAGAGGCATTCAACTCAGTAGACTGGCGGGTAATTGAGAATCCGGTTGCAAGTCTTCTGTTTTCCTCCCATCCAGTAATGAACGCATCGCCGTTTTCGCCTTGATTCTCGTGTCGCCTGTATCGGCGCGTCTGGTCGCGCCTCGAAGCAGGGAGGCCGTGCTCCACGCGTGGAGTGGCGGTTTGTAATCCGCCTGTGTCAACAGTCTCTCGTAAGACAGGTGGGGTCGTTTGTGAGAAGGGCCCCGCGTCCACGTTGTGTCGCGTTCTACAACTTTCTTCCGTAAGGTCGTATCCGTCTTACACGCCTTCCCATTCGTGCAGATGGCGCACGGAATATGGCACGGACTAGTTTGCACTCGTTTGTTTTCCAGCTTCCTTCCCGTCATCCATGGCCAGTCACTTCGGTGAACTGTGCCGGCATAATTCAGGGACGTCTCTTGACCCCCCCGCTTTCGATTGTGTTGTTCGTGTTCTCTCGTGGTGGATAATCCTCGGCTCCCCTTTGTTGGTCACTGTCGCTTCTGATCGTAAGGGAAAAGGTGGAAAATCCCGATTGAGCTGCGGTCAGAGGTTCAGGGGGCAGCAAATGTTCGTGGCTTCGCTGTTTTGCCACTTTGTGGTGAGGCAGGCCAGGTTGGGGCAGAAGGGCGACCGGAGGGCGCCCGCGGTGAATACGTTGACAAAAAGGATAAAGCCCCGGACGCAGGACGGGCCTGTGCCGGGTAATTAAACAAATCGCATTGTCCCACAGCCTCCGTCTGGTTCCCTGCATGAACGTCATGTGCAGCTTGGCGCCTTGAACTCCCCGCTGGCAGCCGACCGTCGTTCGAGTGTTTCCGCGTAAACACGGTAAGTCGTGTCTGCGCGCACTCCCATTGACGCAACAGGAAACCGTGTTCATTTCCTCGCAGTTCTGACAGAACAAGCCTGGCTTGTTGTGCGTAAACGTTACCAGATAGTCCATCAAGACACTCTGTCTCTCACCGGGTGTGCGTTACACATGAAATTTGGCCAGTATCCGTTTCGCAGTCCGACGCGTTTTTTTGACGATTTTCCTCCGAGTGCGCAACGGCAGTCTGTGTCTTCAGCTACGAGGCGGCGAATATGAGGAGTAGGAATACaggcgaggccttcgcgaTTCTGCGCGACCTTGTCGAAGCTAGCTGAACTGAAGAGCGAGTGCTCACATGTGTGTGGCAGATGGATGCACCGTCATACAATATCTGATGAGGTGCGATGCGCATCTACTCTCATGTTGTTATCGTGTACGGTTCATATCTTCATTCGTCATGTACGTGTATGCCCACACATACGCATTCATTTCTAATGCGGTGTGTTTCGGTGAGTGTcaaggggagggggggcgggggggggggggggggggggaaagcgCTGCAGTGGTCAAGGCGACCGGCGTGGGAGGCCGCTTGCAGCGTTCTGTGCAAGCTCGGTACGGGTGGCAGACGGGTAAACGCGTCGGGGTCGAAGACAGCAAAGCGTCATTGAATGCAGAGGAACGAGGGAAAGCGTACAGCGCGCGTAGCTTCAACCTGGGGGTTCGCCCTTACCCCGGAAAAGCAAGCAGGTGGCTGGCTGGCCTCCGCTGAGGTGCTGAAAACAGAGGTAGTCGACGTGCGGAGCCAGCTATCGTCTTCGCTCTGCCGCGTGGGGGCCGCGAGAACTTTTGCGTTGCAGAGAAATGTTCATCGCAGTCCGTagtctgcagccgccgggAGGCAGATTTCGGGAGTCACATGAAAGAAGGCTGCGGGTCGGGCGCCGAGGGACGGATGTCTTTCGGCTTCTGCATTATATATGCAAATTTTTTTTCACGTCTTCGTGAATCGTGTTGACGTCCACTTGGAGTCTGAAGAGCTAGCACTGGTGCCCCTGAGTGTGTCCGTCCGTGTCGGCGTAAGAGCGCCCGTTGGCGCTCGAACTATGTGCAGAAGAGTGAACCAAACATGCGCTACCTGtccgggcgccgcggggatACTCTGCTGAATGCAGGCGGCCTCTTTTGCAGAACGAATACGAGAGAAAACTAGACTCGCGGCGTGTCAGGCTTCACTCGAGAGACAGTGCGACACGAAGCAGCGATATGGGCTTTAGGTGTGCAGAGCATCTTGTCTTCGTGTATGTGTGAAGCACTCTgacgagagaaaaagcgTAAGCAGACCgctcgtctgccgctgcagaccTCGTACGCAGTGGGTTCCGCTGCTGGTGTGTGCGGCGACCCCCAGGGGCTCCCTCGGGGTGTTTTGTCGAAATAGTACTTCATGGAGAGATTCACTTAATCAGTTGAGAGACAGAAGTCAGTACTCGACACAGTCGCATTACCAAACGGCACAAGAGAGGCcaggacgaaggcgcgatGGACGAACTCACGTGCGAAAAGCTAACCGACTTGCGAAAAAGTGGCTCTTCCGAACTTACAGTTTCTTTCGCCGCACACATCCACATGTACACACGGCTCGCGAACAGCTCTGGCGATGTCTCCATACCCCGTCCAGCAAGCTGCCACGAAGGAGGACCGAGAGACAGTCATCGGGAACCTCGGATCTTCTCGCCGGGGATGTGCACGCTGGAGTGGTTGCGCGGCTCTCAAATGCATCTCAAGCGTACGCGGCCATCTGTACATGATACATGCATACGCCTGCCGATTGAGACCGAGGCATCCGTCCATGCTGCGCCGGTACAGGAGGCAAGACggggcgagacgcgagcgagggaAGGCTGAAACGGAGGGCAGTTTAAAGACCCGCCACCGACGGATGATACTGCTCCCGACGGCGAGATCCTGCGGCCGCTAATCAGCGCCCTCCCCTgtcgagaaggcggcggcaacGTTGTCTTCTCACCTCGTCTGCAATGCATGGAGACGGAGGGGGACGAGCAAacgagctgcgcgtgcgtaCAGCTGCACCACCCTAACAGAATACCAGCATGCACCAGAAacccgcgcggcctctcacTGCGTGCGACGTGGGACGATGGAAACAAAGATGGGCACCGCAAAAATGCGAAAAGCGAGATCTCAACATCACGTTTCCGGTTCGAGGGTCCAGCCACGGGAGCACGAGACACACATATACGCTGACACACACGCGAATACAGGCGTTTTGTACAAGGCCATTGCGTCACACGTCGTCGGCCTCTCACTTTGATTCACGTATCATGGTGCTTCTCAACTACCGAACtgcgtcccccccccccccctgtgAAAAACTGCGCGATCCCTCGAATTCGAACTTTAAAAGAAGCACaaacgcggcgccggcccccgagagaagctgctgcgcgcatCATTCAGACTCTATGCGCGCCCAGGCCTTTGTGGGATCCACAAGAAGCTCGTGAAGACTACagctgtttttctctcgcgagCGAAGCGACACGTGCACATATCGAACTAGACAGCTGCGTCGCACACAAGGCAGAGACTCAAAGAAAAAAGGCGTGGAACGAGCCCGGGCTTCCTCCTTTCTAAGCCTCCGCTGATTCCAGAGACCGATTCGGCCACTATCATCCCAGTCTCACTTCTAAAAAATAGACGAATGAGACCTCTCCCGGCAAGTGACatctcggcgtctgcggtgaAGTAAAGGCCGCACCGGGAGGAAGCcgaaaagaggaagaggaactTGCTCTCCAGGCGCCCGGGCCGCCACACGGCGGCGCTAAAGACTTCGCGCACACGCTGACGCAGGGACGCATGCGTAGAGGCGCACACATAAAAGATCAGCGCAAATGGGTGACGGCACACGACacaaaacagaaaaaaaaaagactcAATCCTATTCCGCCACTAattttctgtttttcgtcCGATACTGAACGGGCGGTCGACAGCGGCCTAGCCCGGCCGTCCCCACGAGTCGAGAGCGGACTTCGACAaaccgcccccctccccccctccttcgccttgctCGACTCAGGACATACATCAGCATGCAGTTCACGGTCTCgataaatatgtatatatatatatatacaccgTATATAGACACAAGGTGAAGGGCGACCCGCGCGACACTGCATCGTTTCCTGCCATGGCGGACGAAATATTCCGGTTttccccgcctcctcgacgccctCTTCTTGCCCGTCCCTAGGACTTCTTCGCCGTGAGCCTGTCTCGACGTCCCCCGCTACAAGAacggcgcggccgcttcctcgggggggcggagactcttcttgccgcctctcccgcaAGTCTCGCGGAGCGTTGCGCTtctcgctggcgtctgcgggcgctctCACTCAGAgcttcgcgtccgcctcgctgggagtcgacgcgccgcacgccagCGGAGAGCTCGGCGAGGCGCAAAAGGGATGCAGCGAAGGgactgcgcgcggcgaagacgctgaCCGCGTTGAGGGACACGTCGACGTGAGTCGCTCGGAGTCCGTCTCGGGATCGTCCCTGGCCATCTGCGAGAAGGCGGatgcgagagaagagaccgAGGCGGACTTGCCGctcagcggcagcgacgaggtgaccgccgacggcgcagccgacGGGGAGAGAATCGCCGCGAGCTCCACCGGGGCCAGAGGCGGGGGCAGCTGCACACCCTGCAAGAGGTCGTAGTGACTCCTCCGCTCTGTGCGCAACGCGTGGTCGCGAAACTCTTGCAAATTCGACAGGCACATGTACGCGCAAGTCCCGATGCTGCGCACACGCAAACGCAAGTGCAACGCGCTCAACACACAAAAAAGACACAGCAGGGGCGCACACCGAAGGGGGCCTGATGGAGTATCCTCGCCTCAGAGAGCGACAAAAAAAAAGTCTCTGTCCGTCTATCCATGTATCTGTATCTACGTGTCGATCTGTCTCTCTATCTCTGCATGTGCATATTTGTCTCTACAGCCATCcgaggaagagagacgcgggagCGCTTGCCGAGAGACTCCGCCTGAGCGAGGCCCGCAGAGCAACGCGCTGCCAAGAAGCACCGCCTTCGTGAGCACTTACCCTTCCGCGGACTCGATGAAGATTTCGCCTCCTAGACTTTGCGCGTGGACTCGGCTCATTGGAAGGCCTACGCCGCAACCCGCCAGGAGCGGAGCTTCACCTCTGTCAGCCTCCCTCCCAGGCGCGACTCCTAAAAGAAAGCACCGCCGCATACACAGAATTTTAAGGAAATGCACAAACGGTTAGAGAAAAGTTCGCtcagagagagcggcagaagcggcgcagaccgTGCTGCAACGCTCGGAGATTCGAATGAATGCCGCAATGCACCCATGCCCGTAcctatctacctatctatgtatctagacatatagatatagatacatatacataaaCAGAAATGCGTGCGCGAAGCCACtggcagagaggcgcgcgaggagtcAATCCATGTGTGAAAGCCGCCATTCACGCGCGTTCCTCGCAGAAAGCCTGgtcgccggctgctgcgaaGATGGATTTtccagagagacgcagctggcggGCGAACGCTGTACCTTTCTCTGAGGCGtgcagcgcgggcgcttTTTTGTGCGCCGTGGAGTACGCAAACGACCAGACtcgccgcagctcgtcggAGGTGAGACCTTTTCCGCAGTCTTCGACTTGGATGACGAGGCTATCGTTCACTTTGAGGATGTTGACCTTcacggcgggcggcgcgttgTCTTCGAGCTGGACTACGCGCGTTTTCCGCAGGAATTtgccgccgtcctccgcgtccggCGGCAGGTTGGAGACCTCGCGATCCACGAGCTGTCGGCCTGGGATTTGcttcagccgccgcgacttGCCCAGCGTCACGAGGTTCCAAGGCCCGCGgacggcgcacgccgccacTGACGCGTTCGAATAGAcgctcgagctgctgcgACAAGTCAAGCTGCCCtcttcctgcgcgcgcccggcgagcTCCACCGACAAcggctggcgcggctgcagcggggcTCCGCGCAGGGCCCGGgtgccctctgcggcggaggcctcctcCCCCTGCTGCGGACGTTCCGCCGTCCACACGTCGACCGAGGCTCGCATGGCGTTCTTCAGTAGCTCAAAGATGCCGCTGTACGCGTACGCCGGGAAGCAGGGGAAGCGCACCGAGCTGGGCAGCCCCGCCGACCGCGGGGACTGcccccgcggcgagccgaaCTGCGAGCGgcaaggcggcgaaggcgagcgcgagaggccccCGTCCTCCACCTGCCCGTAGCTGGCGGGCATCGGCGAGCACGCGCCCGAcgaagcaggcgacgacagcgaacTCCACCCCATCGACGACGGCCCCTCggagcgcgacgcagccAGAAGGAACGTCTGGAGTTCTTCATCCACTCTGTGCGGCTCCGACGTGTAGATTTCaacggcgggcgcgactcCCAAATGATGCAGAGAGAGCTCCTgggcgtcgagcgccgcccgACAGATCAGGTGCTCCATCGCCACGTGGGAGGAAAGAATCGCGCCGCAGTCGTCCAGCTCGACAGCCCGGAGAAAGTGCTCacgctgcagctccgccgcgacgcggcagctgaagaaggcgTGGAGGAAATGGTCCACGAAGCGCCGAATCCTCTCGACTTGCTTCTGGCgcccctcctccttctccccgCCGTCGGTCTCCGTCTGGCCGTCGAGCAgctcgacgagctgcgccATGCCCGCCAGGAGATCCGGGCCTACTTGCCCCTGAAGCACCTTCACGTTCTGGAGTTGCTCGGAGAGCAGTAagagcgtcgcgcgcgggtgCCGGGGGGCGTCCTGCGCCTTGCCGTGCTCTGGGCCGTCGCTCGGCTGGCAGAACGTCACGCGCTtgcccgcggacgccgcggacgggACAGGCTTCGAGTAGACAACGTGGTACGCGTCCTCGGATGGCcagtcgtcgtcgtcgtcgcagccgtcgtcctcctgctgctgcctgtgGCGCGTTGCCTCGTCGAGGAGCTCAGCCATGAGGCCTTCCCGGCCGTCTGAGACGCACACGTAGCTCCGCTCGTAGATGGCGCGGACCGCTGCGAGTCGCGGGCAGTGCGCGTACAGACCAGGCCCCacgagcgcctgcagcgcgtcgagctgGTGAATGCGCTGAAGGTATCGCTCCGGCAGCACGCGAAGCGCCAGGAACGCCGCCTCGTAGACATCCCGCagctggaggagctgcgagagatacggcgcaggcggcgacggaaaaAGCGCCTCCACGACTTGTCTGTGAGCCGACTGCCGggagtcgcgcgcctccaagCACGCGAGCGTCACCAGGCCGCGGCTTCTGGAGCAGAGGAGGCCACTCGCTGGCAACAACGAGATCGCACGCCCAGAGggctcttcgccggcctccgACGCGCATGCCGGGCTCGGGGACGCCGGCCCCGCCCCCTCTGCACGCGGGGACAAGCCGCAGTCACTCGCGTCGGATAATGCAGTCGAGCTGGCGTCTGCAaagggcgacagcgcggctgtcgtctccgtcgcaggcgcctcgcctgcgcttccgtccgcgccctccccgTCGGCGACGACAGCCGCCGGCTTCACTGGCAACGCGAGGCCTTCAGACTCTGCCGCAgcccgcgtctcctgcgtAGCGGGGGTCGGGGaagcgggggggaggggcgccgctggcgctgtcGTCGCCATAACGAGCGGCTCGCCGAGAGCGCGGCTCCCGCcgcacagaggcgccgctctctctgggGAGATGCGAAGGGGTgcgtgctcgccgtcgcccgggAACATCGTGAAGCCGACGCCCTGCATGTCGTGGTCGCCGCCAGGCGTGTTGCAAaggccttcttcctctcgcccctCCACGCCGGGGgggtcgtcgcccgcgcgctcgaggcccgcgaggtcttcctcgcccgACTCGCGGCA contains:
- a CDS encoding hypothetical protein (encoded by transcript BESB_011190), whose amino-acid sequence is MSNPRHSTSHTVLVDIAEAVAAFLKRIVECLQMCMAETFKVDHVIKQRRFTYPFPRTRRHAAAAQRVPSGASISACNESGSYSQCSCGPESDCWKRPMPTLAEEAAVAQEGSSSRPLHADVWEGEHVPPARTRAPGPALGGCREAADDEMRRGFEGRVSSHFVAGNREGGVTSESGPGSRHTSWISMPAAGYCGGPDFDLATGGRVAEQGREADDYAMMRPAPVSPRSCSGSHRSSAPSSFEADRPYSLSGDTGPVSTNQQCRIQRGVALVRSASEALPTASATRHPPQAPHRHSFSAHRGSHGVLSGLFLLPARAGEGRPPKLPCVSPTATASAEPSGSSAASRPEQQRRRSEAELPLFEPDAPAQQGSTQSTPSSSQCGCPVALQVCDSESGGCIRDALVVSSDGTPTGNETDEDDFKGKRYIRAILQLIPELYSRHPPVLSLLLHDSHLPFFFPLHIAEVAAFASLLVQQPPEVASALRSACLHAAPSSGEMAQRQAPAEELEPTTWQCGRRAGRNCRDRRGGDGGRRNETPPLSGSFLSAEQTGRIRPRRSGECFAGAEKRVDAHQTYRAENAGQFVSERRHRSSSYESTTQREDDGLEKDEEIEPTPEGLPRSSRTRSVLSHGDDLPRVTRAVSWCSVSSLRSCRTSCSASPDSPGDPLEGSDTRSPSPLAPFSRAGYDTLESPVKQALWDAVSRYTSWASTEFSLSSLSSLARAANPLKTEGEVVVCRMNSSSSPGIRLPVSRMPSNAPTSSQMIVDRGASACRADAARIIQKGDARAAGTTRSPRRSASSGCSSLLISCCSATFVEWDSVPTATENQQSISQGFHSSFNSLPASCSSRVGIPASRDEAQLSDLQLRQAVTSSVAVSSSGGVPLLSGASERRVFPLRLPFHSAGSCPSLALPANRGEVWFLPDVGGDSHLEQKQFGPRACGLPSSAYGQTERERAKEAGFETSVWLHGCKDAHDAKERPRTECICPASWRREASRGGATSASAPWVSPEGTSDRRLAKPPEGGLAGRSKPDEGEQCWRVATRVCVARAPVICPSSSSFDASRISCLPSAASAAASGGASSACVMYADLWALFAGQQVPPIPLSQYVSRLQRLSQISAHECLIALLLISRVLCRRPYLPFCALNAYRLLLTACMVVTKAFSDSFYTNAMWARFGGVTVTELNRLEYAFLLLLDHQCFVTLDEFAAAFCLVKDVSRALPVDVCGLISARGQTFLEGTSDLLSSSLAPPSTAGVSPRAHATERPSPKRCMGSDLGRQYEELGASTAGCVPEGRAAAVGVSRADPRTRFASVAKSGDVSMPSPSASSPTTAFSGPCAAPSPGSPPHARLLVHSPSTQLCRGASSVSLSVCGNLVSTGLLASDMMDASPSCVGVDLSRHRGGRSRLSALPCSAGVFRQTQPRLFGKSPRRRGGRGKPTSPTLQSHAPCNQSRQSFPSGAPETLPRSRWLRRSSAFGAAPAHRSSWARGRRCRSHLSRGGCCAVSAQPQLPPRCSPSAFPASPGGAFAHETGTGRRLVESPEAVAQKRASSRRSSGPMDAGRASVHGERSWGQKSERKGAVEGESDDPAVAVKGAVDPVFYERLLILRACSLSFLRAHVKRVAGFEMKERQEGRPMGEATAGRGKGCRCAETAAAELDGLRVVSTPCGVLGHPARQPSSTHSEAGRETGMGDGTAQGSDRRESEMSRCGEEERYPRGLPFGSAGRRETTYKGGGHAEERQRQLAEAFNSVDWRVIENPVASLLFSSHPVMNASPFSP
- a CDS encoding ATPase/histidine kinase/DNA gyrase B/HSP90 domain-containing protein (encoded by transcript BESB_011200) → MVTFAAAAAAPVRVVPAQAPSGRRNSGDFEVASTSSWPRCRPSPATPAAAAGECLLFSVSRRTRKNLALRPGEGSDALPSKPLRARDARGSCPNLLRCEGRGRAPGARTAASPYLRRRKVGSFGEAGAGGLDDCALRRKGGDLRYWSCTSLKSLCRESGEEDLAGLERAGDDPPGVEGREEEGLCNTPGGDHDMQGVGFTMFPGDGEHAPLRISPERAAPLCGGSRALGEPLVMATTAPAAPLPPASPTPATQETRAAAESEGLALPVKPAAVVADGEGADGSAGEAPATETTAALSPFADASSTALSDASDCGLSPRAEGAGPASPSPACASEAGEEPSGRAISLLPASGLLCSRSRGLVTLACLEARDSRQSAHRQVVEALFPSPPAPYLSQLLQLRDVYEAAFLALRVLPERYLQRIHQLDALQALVGPGLYAHCPRLAAVRAIYERSYVCVSDGREGLMAELLDEATRHRQQQEDDGCDDDDDWPSEDAYHVVYSKPVPSAASAGKRVTFCQPSDGPEHGKAQDAPRHPRATLLLLSEQLQNVKVLQGQVGPDLLAGMAQLVELLDGQTETDGGEKEEGRQKQVERIRRFVDHFLHAFFSCRVAAELQREHFLRAVELDDCGAILSSHVAMEHLICRAALDAQELSLHHLGVAPAVEIYTSEPHRVDEELQTFLLAASRSEGPSSMGWSSLSSPASSGACSPMPASYGQVEDGGLSRSPSPPCRSQFGSPRGQSPRSAGLPSSVRFPCFPAYAYSGIFELLKNAMRASVDVWTAERPQQGEEASAAEGTRALRGAPLQPRQPLSVELAGRAQEEGSLTCRSSSSVYSNASVAACAVRGPWNLVTLGKSRRLKQIPGRQLVDREVSNLPPDAEDGGKFLRKTRVVQLEDNAPPAVKVNILKVNDSLVIQVEDCGKGLTSDELRRVWSFAYSTAHKKAPALHASEKGVAPGREADRGEAPLLAGCGVGLPMSRVHAQSLGGEIFIESAEGIGTCAYMCLSNLQEFRDHALRTERRSHYDLLQGVQLPPPLAPVELAAILSPSAAPSAVTSSLPLSGKSASVSSLASAFSQMARDDPETDSERLTSTCPSTRSASSPRAVPSLHPFCASPSSPLACGASTPSEADAKL